A region of the Apium graveolens cultivar Ventura chromosome 6, ASM990537v1, whole genome shotgun sequence genome:
ATTCTTGCGATTCGTATAATGATCTTTTTTATAATTCTATCGTGCATCATGACCCCGTTGCCCAGATCTGACCCGAAAGCCATACCTGACTCTATACCGCTTCTGGGAACCGGCGATTTAATTGTTTCTGAAGGTAGTTCTAAGGGCACTGAGGCGAAGCGGGCCAGAAAAGCAAGTGAGGACGGAGAAGAAACTCCCGTTTGGTTGCCTGCGGGCTGGACGATCATTTCCAAAACCCGGGCTAAGGGATCTACTGCCGGAACTGTTGATAAGGTACGATTTGTCGATTTGATTGCAGTGTTAAATGGAATGTTATATAAAATTATCTTAATTGATGTGTTTGAttgttgttttatttttattaaatattaattgttGAGATTCGGGCATGTACGGTACAAAAATTAGGTTGTCTCGTAGAATTATGAACGGCAAATTCGAGAATGCTTTAagagaaaaaaaattaataataataatgaaaTGTTCAACATAATTAAAGTTGATTGATagttaaaagtaattaaaatggtAAGCATGAATTTGGTAGTGCTGAACAAGGAATTGGATCATAAGTTATTTTAACTTTTTGTGCTTTACAAACGCGTCTTCAAAGCGTATTTTAATGAGTTATTACACATTTTTAGTGGTTCAAGATCATTGATATAAAATAGTAATTTTACACGAATTCCCACACAGGCACATACTTAACACTTAATTCATTTGGGTTATGTACAACAAAATCGAATGTGGATAATGAAATCTTCCAAAATAAAGTAATATTTCCTAAATAAATTAATAAAGGGTCTTTAGCATTCAACACAATATCTAATTtcatatatgtatatgtattcggatgaatataaaattattcaGGAAACCGTATGAGATTAAAATAAAGagattaataattttgaaatagTATAAACCTATCAAGGGATGTGTAAATTTGAGGACTCTGGAGATTTTTAAATTACTTTTACTGATTCTCACTTGATATTCGTGTTGAGATTGAGTGAGATGGAGAAGAAAAATAAAGATTCATAACGTGAATTAATTTGATATTGGCTAGCTGTGCTGGCGGTTCACTCGGAGGCGAACTGATTATTATGTATATGCTTTAATTTCAGATAAAATAAACttgtaattttattaaaaaaaataatgtaaGATTGTCCCAATATGGACCAACTCCCATTAAGAACCAAATCCAAATATAAAATCCTTCTGAATTAAGAACCAAATCCAATTATAAAACAGCCCGCTCGGGGAGATTTGCATTTAcatataaatctataaataaaactatatatataCTCTTGTTGTATATCATATACAATATGTTTAAGAATTGTAAGTTTCCTGTAAAAGTTGTCTATATCTTAAATTGTGTTTTTGCAGTATTATATAGAGCCAATAACAGGCCAAAGGTTCCGGTCTAAGATTGCCGTCGAACGCTACTTAAATACAGGAAGTcaaaataaatcaaaatctgatGACAACGCAAAGGTGaggcaataattttttttcattCGATTATATATGTCGTGGAAGGAACTTTTGTTCAATATATTAATTTCCTTACATTTTGCAGCCTTCCAAAAAGACAGGCACTGAGAAGAAGGAAACTGCATGCAGTTTCGATTCTGAATGTCCACCAGAAGAAGTTACCTGGTCCCTCGTGGATGAAGATAAGGACTTGTGGACACCATCAATTGGTGAAGAAAAGGTACCTGAAGCAACTGTCCTGGAGTGGGAAAATACTTACCAGCGGATATCTCGAGTGGaaccaaaatttcataatttcatTTAACAACACCAAACATGTTTTTTGTGTTAAAGTGAGAACGTTAAATATTTCCGTTATTTACCATGGCTATCAGTGATGGTCTTGGATCTAAGGACCTGTTTGAGATTTCTTAAAAAATGTAACTTATAACTTTAAGTTGAAAAGTGTAATACAAGTGATATGAATATcataatttattagttatttacgtgtttggataattttacttaaaAGTTGTAATTATTACTTATGAGTGATTTAGGCGTTTAGATAATTTTAATTAAAAGTTGGTGATGTGTTTGGTAAAAAATATCATATAAGTTAtcatttttctaaaaaaaatcaaaaattttaataaaataatttaatacatgaatataaaatttaaaagacaaaatttataacaaaaaatttaaatataaattactaaaaataaataattatagcCAAAATCAAAACATCACAACATTTACGTAATGAAAACGTGAAGAATTGAGAACAAAACGTGGGTTGAAATGGGAAAGTGCCCCTGAATCCATTTTCAGATTTTCGTCATATACTAGTTTATAACCCATGCGATGCAcgatttttaattatttttttaatttttttagtatACACGTTATTTATGATGTTGcattattgtttttatttttgGTAATTTGTTATAATTTTATTGCAATAAATATACAAATATTGAGAAATATACGGATGTAGATTTAAATTACTGTAGCTATATATAGTAAAATATCTAATCATATTTCATCTTCATATTTTAGTGTTTAAATAGTAGTAGAATAATGTAATCATCTTATATTTATGATTTATGATTTGTTAAATTTCTAATCATATTCTATTTAGGATTGTATTATAACAGGATATCGCAATTGGTGTTTGAATAGTAGTAGAACaatgtaattatttttttatttatgacTGTATTAAGAATACACTTATTCtagtaaaatataattttaatcgtttatttttaattatacaaAATCAACGATTGAAATTATTTTGACGATATATGATCAAAGTTTTGTATAAAAAGTATGTTACGCTTACTATATATAAGAATATAATTAGATTTTGACGATTTTATAAGCACGTGAAATTTATGAAGTTATATTTAATACATTGATGGTTTAAAAAAAATCAACAAATATTATCCagaaattgaagaaaataataaTTACAAATTTTGTCTTATTATTCTATTTGTTTTAGAATGCCTACTTTTTAGTTTAAATCTTTTATTCTATTAAATTTAGAATATCTATTTATCATTGGTTATAGAAAACTTTGTAAAGAACTATGAGTGAAtgtatttatattataattattatatctaattttataatttaacgGCTAAGATAACATTTTTTTATGATCCAACGGTTGAGATTTTTTTGGCGATAGAGAGACTATAACTACCAAATATTTGAATAAGATCTCCCTTATGCATATTATATAATACTAgtttaaaacccgtgcgatgcatgGACTGcacattttttttaatattacataattttaaaaacaaatacttgaattcaattcttaaCTTTGTtcgtttaaaattttaaatgatatgattccataattattatataagtaaatatatatatatatatatatatatatatataactttttagaatatttaaacttatttaaagtgataatATTGGTATGgggaaatattattataatgaaattattattttactGAAGGTCAAAATATAGTGCCTCCATTATGTTGGAaccttaaaaaaatattatttttgcaTGGTGATTACTTAGTTGATTAActataattctataaaagatGTTTGAAAAAGGCAATATTATTtattgaacgatatagttttattgataattctaagtgtattaaaaaaatatttatgttctaaataaaatttgattttttatttaacatgaataggatacgaattatactcagtctaatattaatttgatttatctcggatcagcgatttacattattttattttagcctgatgccgaatacaccgaccaaatcaaactaattatttttagtttaattttaaatttttttttaagtCCGGATGAataagataaatatattttagactgaataattagtatatatgttttttttattggtcaaattgtatttttattttagttttgtgttagtctgaatcaattgtataatgtatttttttatcctggataaataaaatatattattttgtttatccaatttcattagtataatttttttagaagggttgatagtattattattttatcttagccCGAGTCacattaaattaaatttaatataaattataattatatagagttcgatataaaatagaattgaaattgataaagtaatagaggaagttgacttcaatatcaattaaaattagaattgatcgacccaataattagaattagaataatgAAGTAAGTTTAATTAAGTAATTTTAATAAGTAtcgaccgaccgactaccaaatttttaatgtcTCGTTTATTATAACatagtatagatagatatatagtatagatataagGATATAATAAGATATAATGTGATTATATGATCATTCTGCTCATGTTGTCAAACGCTCCATTCAAAAAGCTAAGAGTCATCCCACGTATTCATTCCACGTCTTCATATTATAAAAGTATTGGACAAATGTTCGTTAACACTAATAGTCTAAACTAagtatttcaaaaaaaaaatagtCTAAACTAAGTATTACATACTTTcgttattaatttattttttctaaatgtttttttacttaattaaatatttaaggttaatataatatatttttttattctGCTCAAGATAATAATTTATAGTTACTAACATTTTATATTTTCTAACCTTTATTCCATTTGACATTTTTGCTCGAAAAGACaattattcttattttaattttttgaaaacaaaatatatttacaCACATGCATCAAAAATGTGCCCCTTGTAGGATACTTAGCACGGCTCTGCATATTGTTCGCAATTTTTGAAGCTAACATAAACTTCCCCAACGAAAATTAGAAATCCAGAAAAATCATTGTTAGATTTGAACTGTAGTTAAAAAACAGTGTAGatttgaaatttgaaaaagttTCCTTCCCATCTGACTTGGTAGTTATTCCCTCCTCCCAGCTGAATAGTTTACGTACAATGTTTACACGTATTATGAGACTTCAATAAattatagtttcataatattttttttaataaaaatttaaacatgaaactttcttttcaaattttaaaaaaataataataatataaaagtatacttTAAACAAATATTAAAAAGCAATGTAAGGGGACTGAGGGAGTGATTGCTACCCTGTGATTCTTACAATTCATCAGCAGAAGACGCTAATCCTCTCATTGAAGACACTATATAATAAACATGCCTCCTCTCAACGGCCCTGACTTGTGTCATTGTAAACGCACAATCGTCCTTATTTGTCACAATCTCCTTGTTGGACGAGCCTCGGAACACCAAAAATTCTGAAAACTTCCATTTGCTAGAAGATCTTGAACTCGAGCTTAGACTTGAAATCTGTCTATTGAGCTTTGTTTAACGAGATTTCGTTTTGATACCAATTTGAATAGAGTCAAATAGGACGTTTCTTCTTGTTCTTGCTTTGCTTTTGTGAAAAATGGATGATCATTATCATTTCTCTTCCTATGTCGTGACGCCATTAAAACAGCTCTTGTCAGCATTCGTTTAGGTGAACGAGGAGATTCTGGGAAAGTACTTGCATTCTGTTGATATTGAGAACGAGAAAGTAGCTTTAAAGGCTTGATCCCTCCATCAAAGAGCACATCTGCAGAAATAGATGCCGAACTAGAACAGAAGGCAAGCTCTCCACTATTATTGTAAGCTTCTGCTCTGGAACTTGGGCATGGAGATGAATATTTACTGGCCAAGTCCAAAACTCCGATGCCGGTGGTTGCCGACGGTATTATTACTTCCATAAATCTTGTTATTTTTCGGTTGATCACGTTATAGGTGAAGGGATGTGTAAATGAGAAAATTTGATATGTTGAGGCACACCGCACATATGAGGATTTGTGTTTGTATATATACAAACTAACAAACGTATAATTTATGCACAACAGTGCAAGAATGAACGTTTATCACATATATGGATGAAATTAATTACCTGTCAGTCATATTTATGTAACTCATACGATGCTTGTGACTCTATTCCAAATCCTGTGCGTATTGATTTAAAATGACGATTGACAATGACATTGTTTTATCTCTTAACCACTGAATTTAATAGACCGGAGCATAATCAAAGTGGCAAAATTGGTTCTATTTTTTTTTTGGTATTAGAATTAAAAGTTCAAGGGGGTGAACATATCATCTATCAAGAGCCCGCTACAATTACTATTACTAACAAATGTGTATCAACTTTAGTAAAACTGCGACtcttctctggctttcaattACTATCCGAAAGAAAATCTAGTGGCTATACTTAACCCTACTTTATCTAACCGGTAATGCCCCTTTCCATGAAATGATGACAGAAAAAAATGTTTAAGTATAACGGGAGAAGAAAGTAATAAGTTCAGATAAAGGAGGAAAATAACAAGTCACAATATTTATGACTTGACTTGCAAAGTATCAAAGAAATAACAAAGACAGCCCTAATGTTCCAAGGATTAATAGAGGGCATGAAGTCTGCCAATATTTGGTATAACTATCATTCTTCTCATTGCCCAAGTCATTCTAATCAAACTTTACAGTTTAGATGACAAGTTTACATCCCTCCCCTCCCATTGCCCAAAGTCATGAATCTTTATCCAATGTTGaaaaaatatgttttaaaaaaaCCTCATTCCCAAAAAACCTAAGCCTATGTCTTCAATCATAAATTTAAATCATAATAGCATACTAGCAAATCATATATCAAACTACATCCAGCTACAAAATTTAGCATAGTACATTTTTAGTTTAAAAACATGTCCAGCGAGCCTCAAGGCCCTTCATTGTATGTTTGATCTCACAAACTGGTTCCACCGACCGAATATGAACTTACAGGCTGCTATTGATTTCCATGCCCATTTGCTGATGCCCCGTAAGCTGTAGCAGCAGCACCATAACCGTTGGGATCCTGATATGAACTTACAGGCTGCTATTGATTTCCATACCCATTTGCTGATGCCCCGTAAGCTGTAGCAGCAGCACCATAACCGTTGGGATCCTGATGCCCGTTGTAACCTTGCTTCCCATAAGAGTTCCCATTCCATTGATTACCCGATTCACCTCTAAACTGCCAAAATATATgggaaaaaaattataaaacagaGAGCAACTTGAACAATGTTGAAAATCATTTAAGCACGATGGTTTCAAGTCCAAAACCTACAATATTGAGGCCAGGTTCAACAGTGTGATATTTTCATAAATTCCTAAGAGACGGATCATACATTAAAAATACAACAGATTTCCAATAATACGTTAAAAAATTTTAAAAGGCCTATATGATTCAGAGTGGGAAGAAAAAAGGAGAGATTTTCAATATTAATATACGAACATCTCATTTTACAGTAGAAGTTGAAGTtctctttctctttttttatTTTGCTAAATATAATTTTATGTAGAAATTGAAGttctctttctcttttttttttacCTAAATATCGAAATAGActttttaaagctatttttgtATAATTTATGTGAATTGCTTGCAGCAACTGCGATATGGACTATATTAAATAAGAAGTCCTTGCCATTTTCTTTTCACATAGCTCAGGTCAGATGTGCCATTAAATTATTAATGATGGTCATATATGTAAACTGACAGTTGATCAATAAATCAACAGATCCTACCTGCTTGTTCCCAGGACTGCGACCCCAAGATAGACGAACTGTCTGCTTGCCGATAACTGTGCCGTTTAGCTGTTCAATCGAGACCTCAGCACTAGTTCTGCATACAGAAGACAGGAAGAACAGGATTATTCCAAGGTTATCAGATACAGGATACCTTTTCTATGTCAttaatatcttcttctttgaacGTAACAAAACAATTTGAATTGTGGCCCCAGATACATCAATTTCTATGTTTGCAAATTCAAGATACATAAATAGTCTGTAAACAAAGGACTTTGTAATGTTGTAAAGACTGCTGATCATCACTATCAATAAATAAAAGTCTTTAAATTGTAGAGGGAATACCTATCAGCAAATTGCACAAAACCACATCCTTTCCCAATTGGTATTTTTACTGAAATAACCTCGCCGAATTGGGAAAAGGTATGTTTGAGTTCTTCATCACCTACTTCAGAATCAAGCCCGCCCACAAATACCTGCAAGACATCGGTTAGTAAAGTAGGATAAAACATAATCAAACTCACCAAGGGAAAGCAAGACTCACGGTTGTGTTAGATGTATCACCGTCAGACTGGGAGCCTTGAGTGAGAGCACCATTTGCAGCAGCAGCACCACCGGCCAATATCACAGCTAACCAACAAATTAGAATCAATATGAAAAATATTTCCTAAACATGTGAAAAAAGGACAGCCTGGATGCTGATTCTTAACAGTTAAAGGCTAGACCTCCAAGGATCCAGAAATAGCTAATAGCAAAGTTATTCCCCTTCCACACTATCTCATGTGTTTATCACAGGTAATCAAAGAAAAAAATCAGCATGGAAAATGTTGCCTACAGACAGGAAACACGACGGCCTTGAAGCTAATTCTTATTAGTTGAAAGCATGACCATTCCAGGATTTAGGGATAGCCTAATAAAGCAGGGAGAAGGCTATCCCCCCTTCCCCACCCTAACCAAGGTCATGCCTTCAAATCCTTACACATCAGCTCTATCAACTTAAAAAATTTAATATACTGAAAAGCGTATAATGAATTTTAAAAAGAAGGCAGGACCTTCATGATTCGGAAACAAGAAGAAAGTTAAATTAGGTTTAAAATGACTTGATGAAAAACTAAAACACTAGAATAGAGAACTTATTAATCACCTTGTGAAGAGTACTGTTGCTGCGTTGTTGACGGTTTTTTGGGGGTTGCAACACCTATGCGCATGGGCCTGCTAGAGCAATACTGCCCATTCATTTCAGTCATGGCCCTCAACCTCTCATTTTCATCTCCAAACCTAACAAAGCCATAACCTTTTGATCTACCGGTGTTTGTATCAACTACAACTTTTGCACCCCTAACTGATGAGTATCTACTGGCAAAAGTTTCATGCAATAATGTATCAGTAACATCAGAAGCCAAATCGCCTACAAATATAGATTGATCGGAACCAGCATCTTGACGCCTTTCGCCCGTGCTAAAGGTTGCCCAGTTCAGCCGAAATGCTTGATCTGTACTAGGCATTAATGTGCCATTGTAGCTTTGTAAGATCTTCTCCGCTGCTGCATGAGATTGGAACTCGATGAATCCGAATCTCTCGGACTGACCGGTATGCTTATTGCGAATAAGCTTTACTGATACAGCCTGCTTTTGTGAAGGAACCAAAATTCAGTTTCATATAGTGGAGTACAAACGGACATGTCTGTGTTCAATTACAGAGTaacatatacagatacagatgaATACATTTTAAATATAGAAACATGACCATAAAAGGAAATCAACAGGCAATTCATTTCAGGTATTGCAAAGTGAAAACAGATGCTTGATATAAAAGAGGCTAATATGTTACAGCGTCAAGAAAAAATACAGTAGACTGCAATGTGAAACTGTATTACTTGAAAATTTCATCAGCCATTATGTGTAAAGCCCAAAATTCAATAGTTCCAAGTTAGTGAACACGATGAGTCTCTATGTACCAGGTGCTCATCTCTTTCGAAATAGGCACAAATATATTACTGAAGGTAAACATTCCTCACATTTAATCTCTGATAGAAATCAGTATGCATAAGGAAAAGTGTCACCGTGCTAACATATAAAAGGTGCAAAATGGATACTCCAATTTTATTAGTAAGACGAAAAAAAGATGTCAACGGATATTATCCTCGATATGAGTGAACGAAGCAACACGATAAGTGTACATACTCTtcactattttttttatttggcACTATACAATCAGTAAACCAACGCACTTGCACAAATATAGGTACATGGCATGTCACTTTGCTTGTAATTTCTCCAACATAAATGTAACCTTTTTGATTGAAAGGCAGAATTATTAACTGCACTGTCTATGCTAAATTTAATGTTGAAAAACAAAGATTTAATTTTATTGTCCACAATTCACCCATACCCAAATATGGTCTTGGAAAGTTGGAAACAACTAGTAATCAGAAAGAAAGGAGTGCATTGTTCTATGCAAGAACTAAATATAAACGAAATCTAGATTTAAGCATTAGCTGGTTTTCTAACGAGGCTTATTCAGTTATGTGTTGAGGAATCTTCGAGTTTCTATTTAGCAGCACTAATCAGAATCAAGTTTCTAAAGTTGAGGATGAGGTTAATTCTGCTTCCAGCCCTAGGGACTATCATGTATACCATTCTAGGGTTGTAAGATTTCAGCTCAAATTGATTCTAATGCACTGAAGCACAATCTATTTTACTTAAAAGAATTGAGCTTTTACAAAGACCAAAGAGTGTAAAAATCGAGCTTTTACAAAGACCAAACAATGTAAAGTGTATCTTTCGTTATTCATCACCAAACAGTTcaaccttctctctcttctaacACATAGATAAATATCTATAATAACTTCTAAATCCTAATATACACATACTACATAATGAAAATATAAGTCATTCACCATTTCAAGTAGCGCAATCCTACATTATACGAATTAGAACTTCTAAAAAGATACAGCTTCAGCTAAACGAGTACAAATTAGCTCAATTTCATAAATTTCTAACTTAACGAGTCAAAATCAAACATTCTTATTCTAACAAAAACTACTGAGTATAAATTAGCTACACGAGTATTAATTAGCTCAATTTCATAAATTTCTAACTTAACGAGTCAAAGTCAAACATTCTTATTCCAAAAAAACTAATCAGCTGAGCAATCTAAACACAATTAATCGAACATAATCTCGACAAATGAATAAAATTATGTAAAACAACCTCGCCGGTAGGAACAAAGCAGGACTGGAGATACGCCTCATCCATCCACGTCTGTAAATCACCGATCCAAACCGTCTTATTATCCTCACTGGACGATTGAATCTGACCTTGACTCGCTTGCTGATAATGTTGTTGCTGAAAATACGGCATATACTGAGGCTGCTGATACATCATATGTTGCTGTTGTTGCATCGCCATCGAAGCGACAGCAGCAGCCGGGTACTGCTGCATCGCCATCCATTGCTGCTGGTACTGCTGTTGCATAGCTAACcattgttgctgttgttgttgttgctgtggAGTTAGTTCTCCGGCAGCTGGTGTAGGGTTTGATGACATCATTTTCCGGTGAGGTGAGATTTGAGTTGTTTCTCTCTCTAGAAGTTAGTTAGGGGTTTTAGAGAGAGAAAGTTGATAGGGGTGGTGGGAGGGGGGCGGCGGGGAGTTTATAAGATGGATCTGAGTGATGTGTTTTTTTGTCAGATGTTCTGTACATTGTTTTTTACGCCTTTCGATCCTGGCCGTTGGGTTTTGATCTTGATTCGATTGTGATGAATTTGTCAGGGTGGGAGCGCTTTATCTAGCCGCGTTTATACAACACAACCCCACCTCCCTTTAATTTAAACTTTTTGGCCTTAGGCAACTTACAATTTTCAAACATGAAATTATGGAATAAAATAATGATTAATGATTGTTATGCCACATTTTCGCATAGCCAATATTTTCTAATAATctcataatttattaattattaattatatttaataattaattacttaaaaTCCAAGTTATCATCTCTCCGAAACCAGTAAAAAATTAAGCTCAATAAATCAATAACGGAAAATATCTTTCAAAGATATTCTTCAAATCAGTAAGATATCACAACGCTCAGATAAAATCAGTAATTACCACATTAACGAAACGTATTCCTAAAGTCTCTTAGGAATAAGCCCAAGTTTCACAGAACTGTGTAGACTTGATCCAATATAAATTGGTACGCAGGCATTAGGGATGGAAAAATAATCTGATCCGACggatacccgatccgaaatccgaaattttggatttaccgaacACGATTTtctggatttggatttggatatggatttaatttttaaaccgggaaatttttggatttggatattatgTATACCGGCCCGAAACCTCATCCGAAATCCGAAATTCTATCTgaacccgatccgaacccgaaatccaaaaaaaaacctgaattattatatacatattaaatatatatataatattataattttatatattatacattataatattatataatatatatattataatataatatacattatatgtattattatataatttttagaacatatattttttatatttatgataaaaattaactaattataaagtttaatgaaatataattattcaatcatttaaacatgtgata
Encoded here:
- the LOC141666021 gene encoding methyl-CpG-binding domain-containing protein 5-like, whose protein sequence is MIFFIILSCIMTPLPRSDPKAIPDSIPLLGTGDLIVSEGSSKGTEAKRARKASEDGEETPVWLPAGWTIISKTRAKGSTAGTVDKYYIEPITGQRFRSKIAVERYLNTGSQNKSKSDDNAKPSKKTGTEKKETACSFDSECPPEEVTWSLVDEDKDLWTPSIGEEKVPEATVLEWENTYQRISRVEPKFHNFI
- the LOC141667449 gene encoding polyadenylate-binding protein RBP47-like isoform X1 gives rise to the protein MMSSNPTPAAGELTPQQQQQQQQWLAMQQQYQQQWMAMQQYPAAAVASMAMQQQQHMMYQQPQYMPYFQQQHYQQASQGQIQSSSEDNKTVWIGDLQTWMDEAYLQSCFVPTGEAVSVKLIRNKHTGQSERFGFIEFQSHAAAEKILQSYNGTLMPSTDQAFRLNWATFSTGERRQDAGSDQSIFVGDLASDVTDTLLHETFASRYSSVRGAKVVVDTNTGRSKGYGFVRFGDENERLRAMTEMNGQYCSSRPMRIGVATPKKPSTTQQQYSSQAVILAGGAAAANGALTQGSQSDGDTSNTTVFVGGLDSEVGDEELKHTFSQFGEVISVKIPIGKGCGFVQFADRTSAEVSIEQLNGTVIGKQTVRLSWGRSPGNKQFRGESGNQWNGNSYGKQGYNGHQDPNGYGAAATAYGASANGYGNQ
- the LOC141667449 gene encoding polyadenylate-binding protein RBP47-like isoform X2 — its product is MMSSNPTPAAGELTPQQQQQQQQWLAMQQQYQQQWMAMQQYPAAAVASMAMQQQQHMMYQQPQYMPYFQQQHYQQASQGQIQSSSEDNKTVWIGDLQTWMDEAYLQSCFVPTGEAVSVKLIRNKHTGQSERFGFIEFQSHAAAEKILQSYNGTLMPSTDQAFRLNWATFSTGERRQDAGSDQSIFVGDLASDVTDTLLHETFASRYSSVRGAKVVVDTNTGRSKGYGFVRFGDENERLRAMTEMNGQYCSSRPMRIGVATPKKPSTTQQQYSSQGSQSDGDTSNTTVFVGGLDSEVGDEELKHTFSQFGEVISVKIPIGKGCGFVQFADRTSAEVSIEQLNGTVIGKQTVRLSWGRSPGNKQFRGESGNQWNGNSYGKQGYNGHQDPNGYGAAATAYGASANGYGNQ
- the LOC141667449 gene encoding polyadenylate-binding protein RBP47-like isoform X3 encodes the protein MMSSNPTPAAGELTPQQQQQQQQWLAMQQQYQQQWMAMQQYPAAAVASMAMQQQQHMMYQQPQYMPYFQQQHYQQASQGQIQSSSEDNKTVWIGDLQTWMDEAYLQSCFVPTGEAVSVKLIRNKHTGQSERFGFIEFQSHAAAEKILQSYNGTLMPSTDQAFRLNWATFSTGERRQDAGSDQSIFVGDLASDVTDTLLHETFASRYSSVRGAKVVVDTNTGRSKGYGFVRFGDENERLRAMTEMNGQYCSSRPMRIGVATPKKPSTTQQQYSSQAVILAGGAAAANGALTQGSQSDGDTSNTTVFVGGLDSEVGDEELKHTFSQFGEVISVKIPIGKGCGFVQFADRTSAEVSIEQLNGTVIGKQTVRLSWGRSPGNKQR